GCCTCGGAGTCGACACCCGATGCCAATGGAATCGCGCGGCGCAGCCTCGACATCGCCGGCAACGGCCGGTTTGTCCGCAACATCGTCGAACGCTCCGAGGAAGAACGCGAATTCCGCCTCGACCACTCTGAGCACGCCGGGACCGGGGAATTCACTGACGAGGAGCTGATGACGATCACCGATCAGGACGTCGAGAAGTCGGTAGAGCCGCTGCTGCGCGGCCTCGGGCTGTCGGTGCCGGCATGACCAGTAATGAGCCGGACCGCGAAAGGGACGGAGCGCGGCGTTCGTTCGCCTCACGAACCCCGGTCGACGACAACCCCGACAAGGTTGAGTATCGCCGTGGTTTCGTCACCCGCCATCAGGTGAGCGGCTGGCGCTTCGTGATGCGCCGGATCGCGTCCGGAATCGCCCTGCACGACACCAGGATGCTCGTCGACCCGCTGCGCACCCAGTCGCGCGCGGTGCTGATGGGCGTGCTCCTGCTGATCACCGGCTTGGCGGGCTGCTTCGTATTCTCGCTGATTCGGCCCAGCGGGTCGGCGGGCAACAATCCCGTGCTCGCCGACCGGTCGACCGCCGCGCTGTACGTGCGGCTCGGCGACGACCTGCACCCGGTGCTCAACCTGACCTCCGCCCGGCTGATCGTCGGCCGGCCGGTCAACCCCACCACGGTGAAAAGCAGTGAGCTGGACCGGTTTCCGCGCGGCAACCTGATCGGCATTCCGGGTGCGCCGGAACGCATGGTGCAGAACACCTCGCACGACGCGAACTGGACGGTGTGCGACGCCGTCAGCGGAACTTCGCACGCTGCCCACAGCACGGGCGTCACGGTGATCGCGGGGACGCCGGACGGCCGCGGCGCGCGCGCGGCCGCGCTCGGATCCGGGCAGGCGGTCCTGGTCGACAACGGCACCGGCACCTGGCTGCTGTGGGACGGCAAGCGCAGCCAGATCAACCTGTCCGACCATGCGGTGACGAACGCGCTGGGCTTGGGTCTGGGAGCCGCCGACGGGCCCACGCCACGGCCCATCGCGCAGGGGCTGTTCAACGCGATACCGGAATCGCCGCCGCTGGACGCGCCGGCCATCCCGGACGCCGGCGCCCCAGCGAATTTCGGTGCGCCGGGGCCGATCGGAGCGGTGGTGGCGTCGTACGCCCTGAAAGAGTTGGACCAGGGCTCGTCGGGCGCCGTGCGTTACTACGCGGTGTTACCGGACGGCCTGCAGCCCATCTCCCCGGTGCTTGCGGCGATCCTGCGCAACGCCAATTCCTATGGCCTGGACCAACCTCCGCGGCTGGGCGCCGACGGAGTGGCCAAGCTGCCGGTGTCGCGGATGCTGGACACCGCCCGCTACCCGGACCGGCAGATCACCCTCGTCGACGCGGCCAAAGCCCCCGTCACCTGTGCGTACTGGAACAAGCCCGCCGGGGCCGCCACCAGCTCGCTGAGCCTGCTGGCCGGCTCGGCGCTGCCGGTGCCCGATTCGATCCGCACCGTCGACCTGATCGGCGGCGGCTCCGCCGGAAATGGGTCGACGGCCACCCGCGTCGCGCTGCCGCCGGGCACCGGCTACTTCACCCAGACCGTGGGTGGCGGTCCGGCGGCGCCGGCCACCGGGTCGCTGTTCTGGGTCTCCGACACCGGAGTGCGCTACGGCATCGACAACGAGTCCGATAGCGGAGGACGCGGGAAAACCGTTGAGGCCCTTGGCCTTAGCACACCCCCAGTCGGAATCCCGTGGTCGGTGCTGTCGCTGTTCGCGCCCGGCCCGACGCTGTCGCGCGCCGACGCGCTGCTCGCCCACGACGGCTTGGCGCCCGACGCCAAGCCCGGTCGCCCGGTATCGGCCGAAGGAGCCCCCCGATGAGCCGGCTGATCTTCGAAGCCCGCCGGCGGCTGCCGCCGCCCAGCACCCGCAAAGGCACCATCGCCATCGAGGCGCCGCCGGAGCTGCCCCGGGTGATCCCGCCGTCGCTGCTGCGGCGCGCGATGCCCTACCTGATCGTGATCCTGATCGTCGGCATGATCATCGCGCTGGTCGCCACCGGCATGCGGCTGATCTCCCCGCAGACGTTGTTCTTCCCGTTCGTGCTGCTGCTGGCGGCAACCGCGCTCTATCGCGGCAACGACAACAAGATGCGCACCGAGGAGGTCGACGCCGAACGGGCCGACTACCTGCGCTACCTGTCGGTGGTGCGGGACAACATCCGGAACCAGGCCGCCCAGCAGCGCGCGGCCGCGCAATGGTCCCATCCCGACCCGACGGCGCTGGCCGCGGTGCCCGGCTCCCGCCGCCAGTGGGAGCGTGACCCGCACGACCCCGACTTCCTGGTGTTGCGGGCCGGCCGCCACCAGGTGCCCCTGGACACCGCGCTGCGGGTCAAAGACACCGCGGACGAGATCGACCTGGAACCGGTGTCGCACAGCGCATTACGCAGCCTGCTCGACACCCAGCGCACCGTCCGTGACGTGCCCACCGGAATCGACCTGACCAAGGTTTCGCGGATCACCGTCCTGGGTGAGGCGGCGCAGGTGCGGGCGGCGTTGCGCGCCTGGATCGCTCAGGCGGTGACGTGGCACGACCCGACCGTTCTCGGGGTGGCGCTGGCCACTCGCGACCTGGAGAGCCGCGATTGGTCGTGGCTGAAGTGGTTGCCGCACGTGGACATTCCCGGCGAACTCGACGGTGTCGGCCCGGCGCGGTACCTGTCGACCGACCCCGACGAGCTGGTCTCGCTGCTGGGCTCCGCCCTCGTCGACCGCTCGGCGTTCAACGGTGAGCCGCCGGATGCGCTGCGGCACCTGCTGGTCGTCGTCGACGACCCCGACTACGACGTGAACGCCTCGGCGCTGGCGGCGGGCCGGGCGGGGGTCACCGTCGTGCACACCACCGCCACACCGCCACACCGCGAACAGTATTCGGATCCCGAAAAGCCGATCCTGCGGATCAGCGGGGGGGCCATCGAGCGCTGGCAGACCGGCGGCTGGCAGCCCTACATCGACAGCGCCGACCAACTCGGCGTCGACGACGCCGCCGCCCATCTGGCCCGTGAGCTCTCGCGCTGGGACTCCAACCCGACCCACACCGGGTTGCGCTCGGCGGCCACCCGCGGCGCCACGTTCACCACATTGCTGGGTATCCCGGACGCGTCGCAACTGGATGTGCCGGCGCTGTGGGCGCCGCGCCGCCGCGACGACGAGTTGCGGGTTCCGATCGGTGTCACCGCGACCGGTGAGCCGCTGATCTTCGACCTCAAGGACGAGGCCGAGGGCGGCATGGGTCCCCACGGCCTGATGATCGGCATGACCGGCTCGGGTAAGTCGCAGACCCTGATGTCGATCCTGTTGTCGCTGTTGACAACCCACTCGGCGGACCGGCTGATCGTCATCTACGCCGACTTCAAGGGCGAGGCCGGCGCCGACAGCTTCCGGGACTTCCCACAAGTGGTCGCGGTGATCTCCAACATGGCCGAGAAGAAGTCGCTGGCCGACCGGTTCGCCGACACGCTGCGCGGCGAGGTGGCCCGTCGCGAGGCGCTGCTGCGCGAGGCCGGCCGCCGCGTTCAGGGCAGCGCGTTCAATTCGGTGACCGAGTACGAGGCCGCCCGGGAATCGGGAGCGGCCGGCGCGGTCGATCTGCCGCCGATCCCGACGCTGTTCGTGGTCGCCGACGAGTTCACCCTGATGCTGGCCGACCACCCCGAGTACGCGGAGCTGTTTGACTACGTGGCCCGTAAGGGCCGTTCGTCGCGCATCCACATCCTGTTCGCGTCCCAGACGCTGGATGTGGGCAAGATCAAGGACATCGATAAGAACACCTCGTACCGCATCGGGCTGAAGGTGGCCAGTCCCAGCGTTTCTCGCCAGATCATTGGCGTGGAGGACGCCTATCACATCGAGTCCGGCAAGGAGCACAAGGGCGTGGCCTTCCTGGTGCCCGCCCCCGGCGCGACCCCGATCAAGTTCCGCAGCACCTATGTCGACGGCATCTACGAGCCGCCGCAAACCACGAAATCCTTTGTGGTGCAATCAACTCCAGAGCCAAAGTTATTCATGGCCGAGAGGGTCGAGCCGGATCAGGGCACGGTGATCTCCGTCGGTGAGGACGAGGAAACGGCCGGACCGCCGCGCAAGCTGATCGCGACCATCGGCGAACAGTTGGCGCGCTACGGTCCGCGGGCACCGCAGTTGTGGCTGCCGCCGCTGGACGAACCGATCGCGTTGAGCGCGGTGCTGGCTCGCGCCGGGGTGCCGCAACGACAGTGGCGGTGGCCGCTCGGCGAGATCGACAAACCGTTCGAGATGCGCCGCGATCCGCTGATCTTCGACGCCACCTCGGCGGATGGGAACGTGGTGATCCACGGCGGCGCCAAGTCGGGTAAATCGACTGCGCTGCAAACGTTCATCTTGTCGGCGGCCAACCTGCACTCGCCGCGGGACGTCACGTTCTACTGCCTGGACTACGGCGGCGGACAGCTGCGGGCGCTGGAAGGCCTGGCGCACGTCGGCAGCGTCGCCTCGGCGCTGGAACCCGAACGCATCCGCCGCACCTTCGGCGAGCTCGAGCAGCTGCTGCTGTCCCGCCAGCAGCGCGGGGCGTTCCGGGACAAGCACGATTCGGCCGCCGCCGACGGTTACGGCGAGGTGTTCCTGGTCATTGACAACCTCTACGCGTTCGGTCGGGACAACACCGACCAGTTCAACACCCGTAACCCGTTGCTGGCCAAGGTGACCGAACTGGTGAACGTCGGTCTGGCCTACGGCATCCACGTGATCATCACCACCCCCAGCTGGCTGGAGGTGCCGCTGGCCATGCGCGACGGCCTCGGGCTGCGGCTCGAGCTCAGGCTGCACGACCCGCGGGACAGCAACGTGCGGTTGGTCGGCGCCCTGCGCCGGCCCGCCGAATCCGTGCCGCACGACCAGCCGGGCCGCGGATTGACCATGGCCGCCGAGCATTTCCTGTTCGCCGCTCCCGAACTGGACCAGCTGGCCGCGATCAACGCCCACTACCCCGGCGTGGCCGCGCCGCCGGTTCGGCTGCTGCCCACCAACCTCTCGCCCGACGCGGTGGGGGCGCTGTATCGGGGCCCCGACCGGGTGGCCATCGGCCAGCGGGAAGAGGACCTCGCACCGGTTGTCCTCGACCTCGCCGAGAACCCGTTGTTGATGGTGTTCGGCGACAGCAAGTCCGGTAAGACCACGCTGCTGCGCCATATCATCCGCACCATCCGTGAACACTCCACCGCGGACCGGGTGGCCTTCACCGTGCTGGACCGGCGGCTGCACCTCGTCGACGAACCGCTGTTCCCCGACAACGAATACACGGCCAACATCGACCGGGTCATCCCGGCGATGCAGGGGCTCGCCAACCTCATCGAGTCGCGGCGACCACCCGCGGGCTTGTCGGCGGCCGAGCTGTCCGGCTGGACCTATCGGGGCCACACCCACTACCTGATCATCGACGACGTCGACCAAATACCGGATTCGCCGGCGATGACCGGCCCCTATATCGGACAGCGGCCATGGACTCCGCTGATCGGGCTGCTGGCGCAGGCCGGCGATCTGGGGCTGCGGGTGATCGTCACGGCGCGGGCCACCGGATCGGGGCACACGCTGATGACGAGCCCGTTGCTACGCCGCTTCAACGACTTGCAGGCGACCACGTTGATGCTTTCGGGCAATCCGCAAGACAGCGGCAAGATCCGGGGCCAACGGTTTGGCCGGTTGCCCGCCGGACGGGCGATCCTGTTGAGCGACAGCGATATTCCGACGTACGTGCAGTTGGTCAACCCGTTGATTGGGGAGACCGTGATGGTTAGTGAACTGGGAACAGAAGGATTACACGAGGAGTAGCCATGACGTTGCGAGTGGTTCCCGAGGGCCTGGCCGCGACCAGCGCGGCGGTGGAGGCGCTGACGGCGCGGCTGGCGGCCGCGCACGCGGCGGCGGCTCCGGCGATTACCGCGGTGGTGCCCCCGGCGGCGGATCCGGTGTCGCTGCAGACGGCCGCCGGGTTCAGCGTCCAGGGCCAGGAGCACGCCGCGATTGCGGCCCAGGGTGTCGAAGAACTCGGCCGCGCCGGTGTCGGCGTGGGCCAATCCGGCGCGAGCTACCTCGCGGGTGACACCGCCGCGGCCGCTTCGTACGGTGCGGCGGGCGCCTGACAATGGCGGCGCCCGAAGTGTATTCACGGAGAGGGGCCCAGACAATCGACGAGCCAGTGAGCAACACCGAAGTCAGTAACCGGACCCGGAGTGACCGAAGAGAAGGGAAAACACGATGAGTTTGTTGGACGCTCATATTCCGCAGTTGGTGGCTGCGCAGTCGGCGTTTAGCGCTAAGGCGGCGTTGATGCGCAGCACCATCAGCCAGGCCGAGCAGGAAGCGGTGTCGGCGCAGGCATTTCATGTCGGGGAGGCCTCGGCGGCGTTTCAGGCCGCGCATGCCCGGTTCGTAGAGGTCGCGGCTCGGGTCAACACCTTGCTGGACATCGCGCAGATCAATCTCGGGGACGCGGCCGGCACGTATGTGGCCGCCGATGCCGCGGCCGCGTCGGGCTACACGGCGTTTTAACCGGACTTCCGTTAACGGCGAAAGGATTTGTGATGTCGCAGATTATGTACAACTATCCGGCGATGTTGAGCCATGCCGCGGACATGTCGGGCTATGCCGGCACGTTGCAGGGGCTGGGCGCCGACATCGCCAGCGAGCAGGCGGCGCTGTCGAACGCCTGGCAGGGTGACACCGGGATGACCTATCAGGTGTGGCAGGCGCAGTGGAACCAGGCGATGGAAGCGCTGGTGCGGGCCTATCAGTCGATGGCCAGCACGCACGAGGCCAACACCTTGGCCATGTTCGCCCGCGACACGGCCGAAGCCGCCAAGTGGGGCGGCTAGTCCAGCCCAGATGAGCGTCAAACCCAACGCAGTCGAGCTGACGGTCGATCAGGCGTGGTTCATCGCGGAAACCATTGGAGCGGGCAGCTTCCCGTGGGTGCTGGCGATCACCATGCCCTATTGCGATGCCGCGCAACGCGGTGCGTTCCTCGAGCGTCAGAAGGCCGAACTGAGCCGGATGGGTTTGGTGTCCGAAGACGGCCGCGTCAACCCCGCGGTCGCCGACTGGATCAGAGCGGTGTGCTTCCCGGACCGGTGGCTCGACCTGCGCTACGTGGGGCCCACTAAAAACACCGGTGCCGGCGAGCTGCTGCGCGGCGTGGTCGCGCAGCGCGGTGGTACCGCCGGCGGGTCTCCGAAGACGGTGGTGGCCCTGCGCAGCGCGCAGTTGATCACGCTCACCGCCATGGACATCGACGGCCCCCTGGCGCTGGTTCCGGTCCTCGGTGTGGGGCTGGCGCAGCGGCCGCCGGCGCGATTCGACGAGTTCGGCATGCCGATGCGCGTCGGGGCCCGGGCCGACGAGCGGCTGCGGTCGGGCGCCTCGCTATCCGAAGTCGTTGGCTACCTGGGTATCCCGGCATCCGCGCGGCCGGTGGTGGAGTCGGTGTTCACCGGACCGCGCAGCTACGTCGAAATCGTCGCCGGCTGCCGCCGCGACGGGCGGCAGGCCACCACCGAGGTCGGGATGAGCATTGTCGACACCACCGCGGGCCGCGTGCTGGTCAGCCCGTCCCGCGCCTTCGACGGCGAGTGGGTGTCGACCTTCAGCCCCGGCACCCCCTTCGCGATCGCCGTCGCGATCGAACAGCTGACCGACTTGTTGCCCGACGGCCACTGGTTCCCCGGCCAGCGGCTGGCCCGAGATTTCTCTGTTCAACACGCATAACCCAGATAGCAGACAGAAAGAGAGCACGATGTACCGCAAACGGCACGAGCAGCCTTCGAGGGTCCGGTGACGTCGGGCACCGTCATGCCGATCGTCCGCGTGGCCATCCTCGCGGACAGCAGGCTGACGGAGCTGGCGCTGCCGGCCGAGTTGCCGCTGCGCGAAATCCTGCCCGCGGTACAGCGTTTGGTTGTTCCCGCGGCGACCAACGGTGACGCGGCGAACTCCCCGGACACCCTTGCCGCCGGCGCGGCTTCCCATTTGAGCCTGGCACCCATCGGCGGGGCGCCGTTCAGCCTGGACGCCAGCCTGGACACCGTCGGTGTCGTGGACGGTGATCTGCTGGCGCTACAGCCGGTGCCCATCGGCCCGGCCGCGCCGGGCATCGTCGAGGACATCGCCGACGCCGCCATGATCTTCTCGACCTCCCGGTTGAAGCCTTGGGGGACAAGGCATATCCAGCGCGGGGCGCTGGCCGCGGCGATCGCCGTGGTATTCCTGGCGACTGGCCTGGGCGTCACGTACCGGGCGGCCGCCGGCGCGCCGGCCGGGCTGATCGCGGTCGCCGTGATCGCGGCGCTGACCGCGTTGGCGGGATTGCTGATTACCCTCCGCTCGGCTCGCACGAGCAGGGCGCTGTCGGTCGCGGCGCTGGTGCCCATCGGCGCCGCCTTGGCGCTGGCGGTGCCGGGGAGATTCGGGCCGGCGCAACTGACGCTGGCCGCGGCCGGTGTCACCGCGTGGTCGCTGATCGTGCTTTTGCTGCCCAGCGCCGAGCGTGAGCGCATCGTCGGGTTTTTCACCGCGACCGCGGTGACCGGCGCGGGGGTGTTGCTGGCCGCCGGTGCCGAACTCATCTGGCGGCTACCGATATTGAGCATCGGCTGTGGGCTGATCGTGGCGGCCCTGCTGGTCAGCGTCGAGGCGCCGCAATTGTCGGCGCTGTGGGCGCGCTTCCCGTTGCCGGTGATTCCGGCGCCCGGCGACCCGACCCCGTCGGCGCCGTCGTTGCGGGTGCTGGAGGACTTGCCGCGGCGGGTGCGGATCGGCGACGCCCATCAGAACGGATTCATCGCCGGCGCGGTGCTGCTCAGCCTCCTGGGATCGGTGGCGATCGCGCTGCGTCCCGAGGCGCTGAGCGCCTGGGGGTGGTACGTGGTGGCGGCGACCGCGGCCGCGTCGATCCTGCGCGCGCGGGTGTGGGATTCGGCCGCGTGCAAGGCCTGGCTGCTCGCGCAGCCCTACCTGGTCGCGGGTGTCCTGCTGGTGATCTACACGGCGACGGGACGTTACGCCGCCGCCCTCGGCGCGGTCCTGGTGTTAGCGGCGCTGGTATTGGTCTGGGTCGTGGTGGCGCTGAACCCGCGCATCGCCTCGCCGGAAAGTTATTCGCTGCCGCTGCGGCGGCTGCTGGGCTTTGTCGCGGCCGGCCTCGACGCTTCGCTGATCCCCGTCATGGCGTACCTGGTCGGCCTGTTCACCTGGGTAATCAATCGATGATGAGGGCCGGACCTCAAGCCGGGTTAGCCTGCCTTACAGCGGTTTTCGCGGCTGTGGTGTGGACCTGTCCGCCGGCGCTCGCGATCGATGAGCCGAAGGTGGACCCGGGTGTGCCGCCGCCCAGCGGAACCCCGGGGCCCGGGCAGCCGATGGAGCAGCGCGGTCCGTGCAGCACCTCCGGGGTCATCCCGGGCAGCGATCCCGGTGCGGTGACGCCCGGCCAGGCGGCGCTGAATCTTCCTGCGGCGTGGCAGTTTTCCCGCGGCGACGGCCAACTGGTGGCGGTCATCGACACCGGGGTGCGGCCAGGTCCGCGGCTGCCCAACGTCGACCCCGGCGGCGATTTCGTCGAGACGACCGACGGCCTGACCGACTGCGACGGGCACGGCACCCTGGTTGCCGGGATCATCGCCGGCCAGCCGGCGCCGGCCGGCGAGGACGGTTTCTCGGGGGTCGCGCCCGCGGCGCGGGTGTTGTCGATCCGGGTGACGTCGGCGAAGTTCTCGCCGCGGACGCCGGGCGGGGATCCGCTGCTGGCGCGGGCGGCCCTCGACGTCGCGACGCTGGGCCGGGCGATCGTGCATGCGGCCGACCTCGGCGCCCGAGTGATCAGCATCTCCGCCATCACCTGCCTGCCCGCCGACCGGACGGTCGACCAGGCCGCACTGGGCGCCGCGATCCGGTATGCGGCCGTCGACAAGGACGCGGTGATCGTGGCCGCCGCGGGCAATTCCGGGTCGACCGGATCGGTCGCCGGCGGAACGTCGTGCGACTCCAATCCGCTCACCGACCTGAGCCGTCCGGGCGACCCGCGCAACTGGGCCGGCGTGAAGTCGGTGTCCATCCCGTCGTGGTGGCAGCCGTACGTGCTGTCGGCGGCTTCCCTGACGCCGGACGGGCAGCCGTCGAAATTCACCATGGCCGGGCCGTGGGTGGGCATCGCGGCACCCGGCGAAGACATTGTGTCGGTGAGCAATCGTGACGGTGGCGGTCTGGCTAATGGCCTGCCCAACGACCACCAGCAACTGGTCGCGCTGAGCGGTACCAGCTACGCGGCCGGCTACGTGTCGGGCGTCGCCGCGCTGGTCCGCAGCAAGTATCCCGAACTGACCGCCACGCAGGTGATGCGGCGCATCACCGCCACCGCGCACAACGGCGCCCGGACGCCCTCCAACGTCGTCGGCGCCGGCAGCGTCGACCCCGTGGCGGCGCTGACATGGGAGTTGCCCGCCGGCAACCAATCTGGCGCGGCACCGGTGAAGCCGGTCGCCGCCCCGCCGGCACCGGCGCCGAAGGACACCAAGCCGCGGACCGTCGCGTTCGCCGGAACCGCCGCGCTGGCTTTGGTCGTCGCGGCCGTCGCCGCGATCACCGCGATCACCGCGCGCCGACGGAAGGAGACCACCCTATGAGCCTGCATCGCTCGATACCGATCCCGGGCAGCGGCCGAATCACACTGGCGCTGCTGGCCATAGTGCCCGCCGTGATGGCCTACCCCTGGCGGTCGCCGCGCGACTACTGGTTGCTGGGCATCGCCGCCGCCGTCGTGATCGTGCTGTTCGGCCGGTGGCGCGGCCTGTATTTCACCACGATCCTGCGCCGCCGCTGGGCGCTGGCCGGCCGCACCGTAAACCCAACGGGCGCATCGGCACCCGAACCCGGTTCTGCCGGCAGGGCAACGGTGCTGCTGCGCGTCGGGCCGCCGGTGGGCGACTCGGACGTGCTTCCGCTGCCCCTGATCGCCGGGTATCTGGACCGCTACGGCGTCCGCGCCGACAAGATCCGAATCACCAGCCGCGACAATCCCTCCGACGTGTCGAGGCGGGAGACCTGGATCGGGCTCACGCTATCGGCCGAAGACAACCTGGCGGCGCTGCAGGCCCGCTCGTCGCGGATTCCGTTGCACGAGACCGCTCAGGTCGCGGCGCGCCGGCTGGCCGACCACCTCCGGGAGATCGGATGGGAAGTCAGCACGGTTGCGCCCGACGACGTCCCGCGATTGCTGGCGCCCAACGCCCGCGAAACGTGGCGGGGAGTGCGGCAGGGCACCTCGGATTACCTTGCGGCATACCAGGTTCGCGTGGAGGACGGGTTCCCCGAAACCCTGGACGCGGTCCTGTCGCATCCGGCGCGCGAGACCTACACGGCGCTGGAGATCGCCGGTGACGGAACCCACAACACCGTCGCGGCCGCGTGCGCGTTCCTCACCGAATCGCCGGTGGCGGCGGCGCTGTCCGGGCTGACCCCGCAACGCGGAAATCACGGGCCGGCGCTGGCGGCATTGGATCTGCTGTCCACGCAACGACTCGACGGGCACACCGATGAGCCCGCCGGCCTGCTGGCGCGGCTGGCCTGGCCGACTCCGGTGGCCGGCGCCCATCGGGCACCGCTGGCCGAGACCGCTAGAACATGACCTCGCGCAGGAACGGCGTCATCCGGCGCAGGTAATCCAGCTGGCTCACGTGCAGCACGTGACTACCGGGAAACCAGTGCAGCGCACAGCGATTCCAATGTTCCCAAAGCATGACGGCCTGCCCCGGCGGGGCCATCCGATCGCCGAGGCCGGTGATGATCATCCGGCGGTCCTTCGGCACCAGTGGCCGGTAGTTCAGGGGGCTGTGGTAGGACAGCCCGGCCGCTAGCTCGTCACGGCCGATCTTGGACAACCGCAGCCCCAGCCCGACGAGTTTGTTGGCCGGGAACCATTCGTCGAACATCGTCGCCGGGCTCACGACCGGGCAGTTGGGGATGACGGCCTCGATCCGGTCCTCGACCGAAGCCACCAGCGCGGCGGTGTAGCCGCCCAGCGATATGCCGGTCAGCGCGACGCGGTCGACGCCGGTGTGCCGCAAATGGTCGATGACGGACCGGAAGTCGTGCACGGCCTGGGCCATCGCCTCGGCGAAACCGGCGAGCCCGCCGGCGAAATAGCCGAAACCGCTGAACGGCGAGAACTTTTCGGCCCGCGGACCGTGGAACGGCAGCGTGTACATCAGGACGTCGTAGCCGGACCGGTAATACCACGGCAGCGTGAAGAACCGCCCGTTGGCCAGGTACGACGACCCCATGAAGCCGTGGATGACGCACAGTGTGGGGTGCGGTCCGTCGCTATGCCGCCAGTGCTGCGCGTGCAC
The nucleotide sequence above comes from Mycobacterium malmoense. Encoded proteins:
- the mycP gene encoding type VII secretion-associated serine protease mycosin; protein product: MRAGPQAGLACLTAVFAAVVWTCPPALAIDEPKVDPGVPPPSGTPGPGQPMEQRGPCSTSGVIPGSDPGAVTPGQAALNLPAAWQFSRGDGQLVAVIDTGVRPGPRLPNVDPGGDFVETTDGLTDCDGHGTLVAGIIAGQPAPAGEDGFSGVAPAARVLSIRVTSAKFSPRTPGGDPLLARAALDVATLGRAIVHAADLGARVISISAITCLPADRTVDQAALGAAIRYAAVDKDAVIVAAAGNSGSTGSVAGGTSCDSNPLTDLSRPGDPRNWAGVKSVSIPSWWQPYVLSAASLTPDGQPSKFTMAGPWVGIAAPGEDIVSVSNRDGGGLANGLPNDHQQLVALSGTSYAAGYVSGVAALVRSKYPELTATQVMRRITATAHNGARTPSNVVGAGSVDPVAALTWELPAGNQSGAAPVKPVAAPPAPAPKDTKPRTVAFAGTAALALVVAAVAAITAITARRRKETTL
- the eccE gene encoding type VII secretion protein EccE; translation: MSLHRSIPIPGSGRITLALLAIVPAVMAYPWRSPRDYWLLGIAAAVVIVLFGRWRGLYFTTILRRRWALAGRTVNPTGASAPEPGSAGRATVLLRVGPPVGDSDVLPLPLIAGYLDRYGVRADKIRITSRDNPSDVSRRETWIGLTLSAEDNLAALQARSSRIPLHETAQVAARRLADHLREIGWEVSTVAPDDVPRLLAPNARETWRGVRQGTSDYLAAYQVRVEDGFPETLDAVLSHPARETYTALEIAGDGTHNTVAAACAFLTESPVAAALSGLTPQRGNHGPALAALDLLSTQRLDGHTDEPAGLLARLAWPTPVAGAHRAPLAETART
- a CDS encoding alpha/beta hydrolase family protein, with the protein product MTPDANQVDPPIPVPDVPGADVPAGAEGLPPRSALSPRQRLVVEAAALSDLALRTAVASVLSTTVTPAVVAGSVRYGGERDNLRFYADLAAERDPAKSFPAPTELPRVSSRPANRLAEWIAGGTVDNISFPSSFRAINPAMRERWDSLRSNNIVHAQHWRHSDGPHPTLCVIHGFMGSSYLANGRFFTLPWYYRSGYDVLMYTLPFHGPRAEKFSPFSGFGYFAGGLAGFAEAMAQAVHDFRSVIDHLRHTGVDRVALTGISLGGYTAALVASVEDRIEAVIPNCPVVSPATMFDEWFPANKLVGLGLRLSKIGRDELAAGLSYHSPLNYRPLVPKDRRMIITGLGDRMAPPGQAVMLWEHWNRCALHWFPGSHVLHVSQLDYLRRMTPFLREVMF